Genomic segment of Pseudoalteromonas sp. NC201:
TAAATGGCTTATTATTACGATGCATCACCCAAGTACTATTTTTAAAGACAGGTAATTCCCGGTTCTCGAAGCCAAAAGACAAGGGATGACTTAAATCCAAACGCGCATCAAAAATCGCGCCGGCAATCCGCTGCTTTGCCGAAAGGCTATCTTGATCTGCAAAGGTGAGATTTTTGCTGTCAAACTGGGCTCGCATTTCTTTGCTTGAAACCATTTTAGCGTCTAGTAGTTGCTGTTCGATTAGCCACTGTGCACCACGCTTTTGCCCCCAAATCACACCGCCTTTAGCAACCCAACTCAAGAGCTTGGCTTTGCTCTTGTCACTTAAATCTCCATATTTACCATCAGCCAATAAAATATGGGTGTAGCGTGTAAGATCGAGTTTCTCGATATGCTGCTTTTCCACAATCGACGGGGCTAGTTTTAAATGCCTATCCAAATGATACCAAAGCTCACCCGCTTCATATTGACTTACACCCGCACCACCTATGATGAGGACTTCTGGCTTTTGCAGCTGCAGCATTTGTCTTGAACCAAAATCGACGCCACTTTGTGTCATGCCTGTAGTCACACTATATACTGGAAGTGAAAGCTCTCTGGCGATTGTTTCAAGCTCAGTAAACCAGTCCGCTTGCTGTTGAATACCACTTGCTATCACCAATGTACCGGCCTGAAAGTCATGAGAGCCTGAGGTGGTTGATGCTGAAAATGGTGACATTGCAGCTGCTACTTTCACTCCAGCCCGTAAGAGGCGATTTGCTAATTGTGGCGCCAGGTAATGATGCCATTCTATGGTGTAAGCATAACTTCCTGCAACGGGAGCCAATATATTTGAGTCAGTGCTCGATTCACCTTGAAGCTTTAAACCCCAGCCACTTTTTACTGCGGCAAAAGCTAAATCATAAGCATACGGCATCGTCCAACCTGAAACATCGTAGAACGTGTTGTCCTTAAAATGCGTCTGTGTGCTAAATAGTGCTTTTATCAAGCGATATTGCGGCTGGGCTAGAGGAATGTATAAATCCCCTTGCTGATATTCGGTGTTATCAACTTCTTTGGCTTTTGAGAGGTATTTAACCTCTATCTGATGCTGTTTCAATAAATCCACAAACGCTTGAAAACGGTAGTTATCTTTGCCGCGAGCAACAACGTAACCGTTGATTTCATCTTTACTCGCAAGCTCGTTCGCTTGTTGATAAAACTGCTGCTGATAATCAAGTAAAGCGCGTCGATGCGTTATGCTGGCTTGGAATGTCGAGAGACTCGTCGTGACTTGATTTTTAATCGTTTCAGGAAAACTCAACACGCCATACTGAGTTTCTTGTGCATGCCCTCTACTACTAGCTTGTTCGAATAAAATGCCAACCGCACCATTTACGTCGGGGTACG
This window contains:
- a CDS encoding M14 metallopeptidase family protein, whose protein sequence is MRLISCIIVLLSFSLQAKPIAYYFGDEVKFDPTITTPKQAFGYEVGQWHLRHDQIVNYLHTLASESPRLSVETIGFSHERRPLLLLKASSPQNQQNLARIQQDHIASLSSSQNRSDQPVVMWMGYSVHGNESSGSNAAVLMAYYLAAAQGESVTQLLDNAVILLDPALNPDGLSRFATWANANKSMSLSTDPAHREHNESWPSSRTNHYWFDLNRDWLLLQHPESKARIKAFHRWKPNVLTDFHEMGPNSTYFFQPGIPSRTHPITPLQNVALTNEIGKFHAKALDAQGELYFTQESFDDFYYGKGSTYPDVNGAVGILFEQASSRGHAQETQYGVLSFPETIKNQVTTSLSTFQASITHRRALLDYQQQFYQQANELASKDEINGYVVARGKDNYRFQAFVDLLKQHQIEVKYLSKAKEVDNTEYQQGDLYIPLAQPQYRLIKALFSTQTHFKDNTFYDVSGWTMPYAYDLAFAAVKSGWGLKLQGESSTDSNILAPVAGSYAYTIEWHHYLAPQLANRLLRAGVKVAAAMSPFSASTTSGSHDFQAGTLVIASGIQQQADWFTELETIARELSLPVYSVTTGMTQSGVDFGSRQMLQLQKPEVLIIGGAGVSQYEAGELWYHLDRHLKLAPSIVEKQHIEKLDLTRYTHILLADGKYGDLSDKSKAKLLSWVAKGGVIWGQKRGAQWLIEQQLLDAKMVSSKEMRAQFDSKNLTFADQDSLSAKQRIAGAIFDARLDLSHPLSFGFENRELPVFKNSTWVMHRNNKPFIESLTYTQKPLLAGYTDNINVEQIAGSSVLIASKSGRGVAVGMTDNPVFRGFWFGSSRLLNNALFFAHGIR